Proteins co-encoded in one Pseudomonadota bacterium genomic window:
- a CDS encoding efflux transporter outer membrane subunit: protein MKRMIPLFLIAAFLPGCSVYDSKLPELLTPLPEAFVEGGDWQNAPDPGRFWEQFNDPDLNGLVEEALEKNLSIRQAQARYEQFAAQQKISRASLLPFLNLTGGIGADDPLTGPDGTSMRLSAVAGYELDLWNKLGSDRDKASFNLQASAADLKTAMISTAAQVSDLYFLLIEQRAQLELSDRIIASQADTLARMESRYEAGLVAALDVYQARQNILAARAAKPPSQTRLAKGTHALAALLGRFPDPELGGSKSELLKLDDEILPGIPSELLTRRPDIEAALARLKARDAEVAAAAAERFPAFNLTAVLGTGRLDYVTVLSDTFWSLLLEVVQPVFDNGRRRAEIDRRQAVMEEELARYHQVVIAAVQEVEDAIVSYRNGLAQLQLLEERHVATTDTLRLAEDQYFEGLTEYLSVLTAQVNHFTVQQQLLSSRRQLLSDRISLYRALGGDWMGKSEELKVKSEELGK, encoded by the coding sequence ATGAAAAGAATGATCCCCCTGTTCCTGATTGCCGCTTTCCTGCCCGGCTGCAGCGTCTATGACAGCAAACTTCCGGAGCTGCTCACCCCGCTGCCGGAGGCTTTTGTCGAGGGTGGCGACTGGCAGAACGCCCCTGACCCCGGCCGCTTCTGGGAACAGTTTAACGATCCGGACCTGAACGGGCTGGTTGAGGAGGCGCTGGAAAAGAATCTTTCGATCAGGCAGGCCCAGGCGCGTTACGAACAGTTTGCCGCCCAGCAGAAGATCAGTCGGGCGAGCCTGCTGCCTTTCCTGAATCTGACCGGCGGTATCGGGGCCGATGACCCGCTGACCGGGCCAGACGGCACCAGCATGCGGCTCTCGGCGGTGGCCGGTTATGAGCTTGATCTCTGGAACAAACTCGGTAGCGACCGGGACAAGGCCTCCTTCAACCTCCAGGCTTCTGCGGCCGATCTCAAGACCGCCATGATCAGTACCGCGGCCCAGGTTTCCGATCTCTATTTCCTCCTGATTGAGCAGCGGGCGCAACTGGAATTGAGTGACCGGATTATCGCGAGCCAGGCCGATACCCTGGCGCGGATGGAAAGCCGCTACGAAGCGGGCCTGGTTGCGGCCCTTGATGTCTATCAGGCCCGGCAGAACATCCTGGCCGCGCGGGCCGCGAAGCCTCCCTCCCAGACCAGGCTGGCCAAAGGGACCCATGCCCTGGCCGCCTTACTCGGCCGTTTCCCAGATCCGGAACTGGGCGGCAGCAAGTCTGAGCTTTTGAAACTTGACGATGAGATCCTGCCGGGAATTCCTTCCGAACTGCTCACCCGCCGCCCGGATATCGAGGCGGCCCTGGCGAGACTGAAGGCCCGTGATGCCGAAGTGGCGGCGGCCGCCGCCGAGCGCTTTCCCGCCTTCAACCTGACGGCGGTGCTCGGGACCGGACGGCTCGATTATGTGACGGTCCTTTCCGACACCTTCTGGAGCCTGCTTCTGGAGGTGGTGCAGCCGGTGTTTGATAATGGCCGCCGCCGGGCCGAGATCGACAGGCGGCAGGCGGTGATGGAAGAGGAGCTGGCCCGTTACCATCAGGTGGTGATCGCGGCGGTCCAGGAGGTCGAAGACGCCATTGTTTCCTACCGGAACGGGCTTGCGCAGCTGCAGCTTCTCGAGGAGCGGCATGTCGCCACCACCGATACTCTGCGGCTGGCCGAGGACCAGTATTTCGAGGGGCTGACCGAGTACCTGTCGGTCCTCACCGCCCAGGTCAACCACTTCACCGTCCAGCAGCAGCTGTTGAGCAGCCGCCGGCAATTGCTCAGCGACCGGATCAGCCTCTATCGGGCCCTCGGCGGCGACTGGATGGGGAAAAGTGAAGAGTTGAAAGTGAAAAGTGAGGAGTTGGGGAAATGA
- a CDS encoding TetR family transcriptional regulator — protein sequence MTQSDTKETILDKAEELFADKGYKGTSLRMITTAAEVNLAAVNYHFGSKEGLIAAVISRRIVPLNEERSRRVKEVLAKAGAAGSKPVTGAVLLAFIEPTLRLPESAPGARNFVTLVGRALADSDETARRIFIQHMGPAIGIFHEALARALPEMPPDILYWRLNFVIGALSHTLRCIDKCPMALDSAEPRNSRQLVELLLPFLTGGMEAPI from the coding sequence ATGACCCAAAGCGATACCAAGGAAACCATCCTCGACAAGGCCGAAGAGCTCTTTGCCGATAAGGGGTACAAGGGGACCTCGCTCAGGATGATCACCACTGCGGCCGAGGTGAATCTCGCAGCGGTCAATTACCATTTCGGCTCCAAGGAAGGGCTGATTGCCGCGGTGATCAGCCGGCGGATCGTTCCCTTGAATGAAGAGCGCTCCCGGCGGGTCAAGGAGGTGCTGGCGAAGGCCGGGGCGGCCGGGAGCAAACCCGTTACCGGTGCAGTGCTGCTCGCCTTTATCGAACCGACCCTGCGGCTTCCGGAATCGGCGCCGGGGGCGAGAAATTTCGTCACCCTGGTCGGACGCGCCCTGGCCGACAGCGATGAGACCGCCCGCCGCATCTTCATCCAGCACATGGGTCCGGCCATCGGGATTTTTCACGAAGCCCTGGCCCGGGCCCTTCCGGAGATGCCGCCCGATATCCTTTACTGGCGGCTCAACTTCGTAATCGGCGCCTTGAGCCATACCCTGCGCTGTATCGATAAATGCCCGATGGCGCTTGATTCCGCCGAACCGCGCAATTCCCGGCAACTGGTCGAACTGCTGCTGCCTTTTCTCACCGGCGGCATGGAGGCTCCGATATGA
- a CDS encoding efflux RND transporter permease subunit: MNNWIGWMAKNHVAANLLMMIFIVGGLFMGFQVKQEVFPEIELDWISTTVVYPGASPDEVEEGIILQVEEAISSIDGIDEIKSVAAEGAGTVNAKVRSGEDADLILQDIKNEVDRITTFPGEAEKPIVAKIVNRREVISVVVYGNAPERSLREQAEAVRDELLAMPQITQAELSGVRPYEISIEISESNLRRYNLTLTRVAQIIRQTSLDLPAGSLKTESGEILVRTKEKRYTEQGYGEIPVVVNQDGTEVLLKDIAVINDGFEETDEFGRFDDQPAAMVKVFRVGDQKPTVISDLVYKYVQEKSATMPESVKISTWYDTSEIFRSRMNLLIKNACFGLVMVFLVLSLFLQMRLALWVMLGIPISFLGALFLMPATGVSINMISLFAFIMALGIVVDDAIVVGENVYEHRQQGKSHLQAAIDGAREVGVPVVFSILTSVAAFVPLIYVTGTMGKFIKVIPIVVISILVISLVESLFVLPAHLSLGGGKGEEECPEDQEQKGIFCRMRHKFAIFLDWLINVHYRDFLNLCIRYRYVTFAVAIGLLLLAIGTVKGGIVKFRFMPLVEGDRITVNIEMPRGTLVAETAKVQEILLEKARETVAYFDKIDPSERSIMRHLYSVSGGTVARGGPAGGGSASAPH; this comes from the coding sequence ATGAACAACTGGATCGGCTGGATGGCCAAAAATCACGTGGCCGCCAATCTGCTGATGATGATTTTTATTGTCGGCGGTCTCTTCATGGGCTTTCAGGTCAAGCAGGAGGTCTTCCCCGAGATCGAGCTGGACTGGATTTCGACCACCGTGGTCTATCCCGGCGCGAGCCCCGATGAGGTGGAGGAGGGGATCATCCTCCAGGTTGAGGAAGCGATCAGCTCCATCGACGGGATCGATGAGATCAAGTCGGTGGCCGCCGAAGGAGCGGGGACCGTGAATGCCAAGGTCCGCTCAGGCGAGGACGCCGACCTGATCCTTCAGGATATCAAGAACGAAGTGGACCGGATTACCACCTTTCCCGGCGAGGCGGAAAAACCGATCGTCGCCAAGATCGTCAACCGCCGGGAAGTGATTTCGGTGGTGGTTTACGGCAATGCTCCGGAACGGTCTTTACGGGAACAGGCCGAAGCGGTCCGGGACGAACTGCTGGCCATGCCGCAGATTACCCAGGCCGAGCTCTCCGGCGTACGCCCCTATGAGATCTCGATCGAGATTTCCGAGAGCAACCTGCGCCGCTATAACCTGACCTTGACCAGAGTCGCCCAGATTATCCGCCAGACCTCGCTCGATCTGCCTGCCGGCTCTTTGAAAACCGAGAGTGGCGAGATCCTGGTCCGGACCAAGGAAAAACGTTATACCGAACAGGGATACGGCGAGATACCGGTGGTGGTCAACCAGGACGGCACTGAGGTGCTTTTAAAGGACATCGCGGTGATCAACGACGGTTTTGAGGAGACCGATGAATTTGGCCGTTTCGACGACCAGCCGGCCGCGATGGTCAAGGTGTTCCGGGTCGGTGACCAGAAACCGACCGTTATCTCCGATCTGGTCTACAAGTATGTGCAGGAAAAGTCTGCCACCATGCCGGAATCGGTCAAGATCTCCACCTGGTACGATACCTCGGAGATCTTCAGGAGCCGGATGAACCTCCTGATCAAGAACGCCTGTTTCGGGCTGGTCATGGTCTTTCTGGTCCTCTCCCTCTTTCTGCAGATGCGCCTTGCCCTCTGGGTCATGCTCGGGATCCCGATCTCCTTTCTCGGCGCCCTGTTCCTGATGCCGGCAACCGGGGTCTCGATCAACATGATCTCGCTCTTCGCCTTTATCATGGCCCTGGGTATCGTGGTGGATGACGCGATCGTTGTCGGGGAGAACGTTTACGAACACCGGCAGCAGGGGAAATCACACCTGCAGGCCGCCATCGACGGTGCCCGGGAGGTGGGGGTGCCGGTGGTCTTTTCGATCCTCACCTCGGTGGCCGCCTTCGTACCGCTGATCTATGTCACTGGGACCATGGGCAAGTTCATCAAGGTGATCCCGATCGTGGTCATCAGTATCCTTGTGATCTCGCTGGTCGAGTCCCTCTTCGTCCTGCCCGCCCATCTGTCATTGGGGGGAGGCAAGGGAGAGGAGGAGTGCCCGGAGGATCAGGAGCAGAAAGGAATCTTCTGCCGGATGCGCCATAAGTTTGCCATCTTTCTCGACTGGTTGATCAATGTCCATTACCGGGATTTCCTGAACCTCTGTATCCGTTATCGCTATGTGACCTTCGCCGTGGCCATCGGGTTGCTGCTGCTGGCGATCGGCACCGTTAAAGGCGGCATCGTCAAATTCCGCTTCATGCCGCTGGTGGAAGGGGACCGGATCACCGTCAATATCGAGATGCCCCGCGGCACCCTGGTCGCGGAAACCGCCAAGGTCCAGGAAATCCTCCTCGAAAAGGCGCGGGAGACCGTGGCTTATTTCGACAAAATCGACCCTTCCGAACGGTCGATCATGCGCCATCTCTATTCGGTTTCCGGCGGCACCGTCGCCCGGGGCGGACCGGCGGGTGGCGGCTCGGCATCGGCCCCGCAT
- a CDS encoding efflux RND transporter periplasmic adaptor subunit: MSAREKIVKIGLPFIILIAVGFIMAQMIKSRKSPERIEKVDRGALVEFMVAEKSNRQVTIHSTGIVQPRQEITIAPQVNGNVTEVSDRFIAGGFFRKGESLFKVETIDYELALEQARANLAKREYELSSVESKARIARQEWERMNRDQSVPPNSLALYEPQLKDAKANLASAQAALQQAELNLARTTITAPFNCVVRTESIDKGQYVRAGNGVAVIAGTDTAEVVVPVELNDLQWLEVPAPGNRGESSPAEVRLNSAGITYSWPGVIDRLLAEVDSQGRMARMVVSINDPYLLRTPETGNSPVAAIGSFVNITFKGRVMADVFAIPRQALRDDSTVWIMGPENLLRIRPVTTVRLERDAVFVNGGLEPGERVVLTNLTGAANGMKLRAVEKGERP, from the coding sequence ATGAGTGCCCGAGAGAAAATAGTCAAAATTGGCCTGCCTTTCATCATCCTGATCGCGGTTGGATTCATCATGGCGCAGATGATCAAAAGCCGGAAAAGTCCGGAAAGGATCGAAAAGGTAGATCGCGGGGCGCTGGTGGAATTTATGGTTGCGGAAAAATCAAACCGCCAGGTGACCATTCATTCCACCGGTATTGTCCAGCCCCGCCAGGAAATCACGATCGCTCCGCAGGTGAACGGCAACGTCACCGAGGTTTCGGACCGCTTCATCGCCGGCGGCTTTTTCAGAAAGGGTGAGTCCCTTTTCAAGGTCGAGACCATTGACTATGAGCTGGCCCTGGAACAGGCCCGCGCCAATCTTGCCAAACGGGAGTATGAGCTGAGTTCGGTTGAGTCAAAGGCCCGGATTGCCCGTCAGGAATGGGAGCGAATGAACAGAGACCAGAGTGTGCCTCCCAACTCGCTCGCTCTGTATGAGCCGCAACTGAAAGATGCCAAGGCCAACCTGGCTTCGGCCCAGGCTGCCCTGCAGCAGGCCGAACTGAATCTGGCCCGAACCACGATTACCGCCCCCTTCAACTGCGTGGTCCGTACAGAAAGCATTGATAAAGGGCAATATGTCCGGGCCGGCAACGGGGTAGCGGTCATTGCCGGTACCGATACCGCCGAGGTGGTGGTCCCCGTCGAGCTGAACGATCTGCAATGGCTTGAAGTTCCGGCGCCGGGCAACAGGGGCGAAAGCTCACCGGCCGAGGTCAGGCTGAACAGCGCCGGCATTACCTACTCATGGCCGGGCGTGATCGACCGGCTGCTGGCCGAGGTTGACTCCCAGGGGAGAATGGCCCGGATGGTCGTTTCGATTAACGACCCTTACCTGTTGCGGACGCCTGAAACGGGCAACAGCCCGGTTGCGGCCATCGGCAGCTTCGTTAATATCACCTTCAAGGGCCGGGTCATGGCGGATGTTTTCGCCATTCCGCGCCAGGCACTGCGTGACGACAGTACGGTCTGGATCATGGGCCCGGAAAATCTCCTGCGGATCAGGCCCGTCACCACCGTCCGGCTGGAGAGGGATGCAGTTTTTGTCAACGGTGGTCTTGAACCCGGTGAACGGGTGGTCCTCACCAATCTGACCGGGGCCGCCAACGGGATGAAGCTGCGCGCCGTCGAGAAGGGAGAGCGACCATGA
- a CDS encoding MBL fold metallo-hydrolase produces MQISEHLHLLKIPFQVPISPEIRLDRFVNVLLVFGKAETVLVDSGVAGVAERIFAYLAEFGRTPESIKKLLLTHAHPDHIGAARSVTGETDCRVFAHPAEQEWIENTALQAKERPVPGFTQLVEGSISVDQVLADGDRIEIEEGLQIEILHTPGHSPGSLTLHIPADSAIFTADALPIPGDLPIFTDWHQSIASIRKIDTTPNSDLLLSSWAAQASGAGKAKAISASLDWLEKIKKNVGAAALEMLATAEPLALCRTTCERLRLPPAAVNPLVARSFGACLV; encoded by the coding sequence ATGCAGATCAGTGAACATCTTCATCTATTGAAAATACCTTTTCAGGTCCCGATCAGTCCGGAGATCAGGCTGGACCGCTTTGTCAATGTGCTGCTCGTTTTCGGCAAGGCTGAAACAGTTCTGGTTGACTCCGGTGTGGCCGGGGTGGCGGAGAGGATTTTTGCATATCTGGCGGAATTCGGTCGCACTCCTGAAAGCATCAAAAAACTTCTCCTGACCCATGCCCATCCCGATCATATCGGCGCGGCCCGAAGCGTTACCGGTGAAACCGACTGCCGGGTCTTCGCCCACCCGGCCGAGCAGGAATGGATCGAGAACACCGCACTTCAGGCCAAAGAGCGACCGGTTCCGGGATTTACGCAATTGGTCGAAGGTTCGATCTCGGTGGATCAGGTTCTGGCAGATGGGGACAGGATTGAAATTGAAGAAGGCCTCCAAATCGAAATTCTTCACACCCCCGGCCACTCACCCGGCTCGCTGACCCTGCATATTCCGGCAGATTCGGCCATTTTTACCGCCGATGCCTTGCCGATACCGGGAGACCTGCCTATCTTTACTGACTGGCATCAATCCATTGCGTCCATCAGGAAGATCGACACCACTCCGAACAGTGATCTGCTGCTCTCCTCATGGGCGGCTCAGGCCAGCGGAGCGGGTAAGGCAAAGGCAATATCCGCAAGCCTTGACTGGTTGGAGAAAATTAAAAAAAATGTCGGGGCAGCGGCCCTGGAAATGCTGGCCACAGCTGAGCCTCTGGCCCTGTGCCGAACGACCTGCGAAAGACTCAGGCTGCCGCCGGCGGCGGTAAACCCACTGGTCGCCCGCTCATTTGGCGCCTGCCTGGTGTAA